In Candidatus Planktophila sp., one genomic interval encodes:
- a CDS encoding NotI family restriction endonuclease: protein MNQPLGEVFGLMAEDTSPKAKLERESNNCPFSSNLCTKDKANDPLGVCSVRDVNQNLVITCPVRFKEDMIIAEEVSEFFFPGNDNWALIPEVRLDDIHGKSAGNIDLVIALLDEDRKIIDFGSVEIQAVYISGNVREPFKAFMKNPELFMEQPWKGNYYPRPDFLSSSRKRLIPQVAYKGGILQSWGKKQAIVIDKPFFETIPTFPTCLKEEADLAWFIYELHPNGENKFNLKLSKTIYCKFLDMIDIINTPQPALLEDFMTYLDGKLRRL, encoded by the coding sequence AGCGAAGCTGGAAAGAGAAAGTAATAATTGTCCGTTTTCTTCAAATCTTTGCACAAAAGATAAAGCAAATGATCCCCTAGGAGTGTGTTCCGTCCGGGATGTCAATCAAAATCTAGTCATCACATGTCCAGTTAGATTCAAAGAGGATATGATAATCGCGGAAGAGGTATCGGAGTTCTTTTTCCCTGGCAATGATAATTGGGCGCTAATACCGGAAGTAAGACTCGACGATATTCATGGGAAAAGCGCCGGAAATATTGACCTCGTTATTGCGCTTCTCGATGAGGATAGGAAGATTATTGATTTCGGCTCGGTAGAAATCCAAGCTGTTTACATATCCGGCAATGTTAGAGAACCCTTCAAAGCATTTATGAAAAACCCAGAACTCTTTATGGAGCAACCCTGGAAAGGAAATTACTATCCAAGGCCAGATTTTTTATCCTCCTCTCGAAAGAGACTCATTCCGCAAGTTGCGTATAAAGGCGGGATCTTGCAAAGTTGGGGAAAGAAGCAGGCAATTGTCATAGACAAGCCATTTTTCGAAACTATTCCCACATTTCCCACGTGCTTAAAGGAGGAAGCAGATTTAGCATGGTTTATCTATGAACTGCATCCAAATGGAGAAAATAAATTCAATCTTAAGCTATCCAAAACAATTTATTGCAAATTTCTTGACATGATAGACATTATTAATACTCCACAGCCTGCCCTGCTGGAAGATTTCATGACGTACCTGGATGGTAAGTTGAGGAGATTATGA
- a CDS encoding DNA adenine methylase — translation MKPSAIQLELLTEESSKPVNVSSVPQRSPFRYPGGKTWLIPTARKWLAYQKPKILIEPFAGGGSISLLAASEGFADSIVMAELDPEVAAVWHTILSSDSEWLATSILDFELTSQNLVDELSVTPRSTKRRALQTILRNRTSHGGIMAPGSGVMKNGENGKGITSRWYPQTLSARIRAISEFAHKITFVECDGIELISKYDSSNSCVFIDPPYTAGGTKAGKRLYKFSQLDHDELFKISSNLLGDPLLTYNDASELHDLALKNNFVCKKVSMQNTHLNEKFELLIARDFPWIP, via the coding sequence ATGAAACCCTCAGCGATTCAACTCGAGTTACTAACAGAAGAAAGTTCCAAGCCCGTAAACGTATCCTCGGTTCCTCAAAGATCGCCTTTTAGATACCCTGGCGGTAAAACATGGCTAATTCCGACAGCCCGTAAGTGGCTTGCATATCAAAAGCCAAAAATTCTTATAGAACCTTTTGCTGGTGGAGGAAGTATTTCATTGTTGGCAGCTTCAGAGGGGTTTGCGGATTCTATTGTCATGGCGGAGTTAGACCCGGAGGTAGCAGCAGTTTGGCATACCATTTTGTCATCTGACTCGGAATGGTTAGCGACATCAATTCTTGATTTTGAGCTTACATCGCAAAATTTGGTTGATGAACTTTCGGTGACTCCAAGGAGCACTAAGCGCCGAGCGCTGCAAACTATACTAAGAAATCGAACCTCCCACGGCGGAATCATGGCTCCTGGTTCAGGAGTAATGAAGAACGGCGAAAACGGAAAAGGGATTACTTCACGGTGGTATCCTCAAACGCTCTCGGCTCGCATACGTGCTATATCAGAGTTTGCACACAAAATCACTTTTGTTGAATGTGACGGGATTGAATTGATATCGAAATATGATTCATCAAATTCTTGTGTATTCATTGATCCGCCGTACACTGCAGGTGGAACAAAAGCTGGAAAGCGCCTGTATAAATTCTCGCAATTAGATCATGACGAATTGTTCAAAATTTCATCCAACCTGCTCGGTGACCCTTTGCTTACTTACAATGATGCTTCGGAGTTACATGATTTGGCATTAAAAAATAATTTTGTATGTAAGAAGGTGTCAATGCAAAACACCCATTTAAATGAGAAGTTCGAACTCCTCATCGCACGCGATTTCCCGTGGATACCATAA
- a CDS encoding multifunctional oxoglutarate decarboxylase/oxoglutarate dehydrogenase thiamine pyrophosphate-binding subunit/dihydrolipoyllysine-residue succinyltransferase subunit, whose translation MSAQDFGANDWLVDEMYEQYVADPTSVDPKWVEYFKANKPGSAPVSNAPSSNQPSPALSKPVPPIPKSAQIPVQQIPVQQPIIRDTASPQPTPADPVVKTAPVLATPSASTLVPIRGVSARVVQSMEASLTVPTATSVRAIAAKLMIDNRIVINNHLKRARGGKTSFTHIIAYAMIKAVHAMPEMNAFFGEIDGKPAVGHPEHINLGIAIDLAKADGSRQLLVPSVKGCEAMDFAQFWRAYESVIKKARGGTLTVEDFAGTTVSITNPGTLGTVHSVPRLVQGQGLILGVGALDYPAEFHGTSDEMLARMAISKVVTLTSTYDHRVIQGAQSGDFLRRMNELLLGADGFYDEIFASLRIPYEPIRWAKDFEFSKDEQINKTARIQQLIHAYRTFGHLMADVDPLEYKQRSHPDLDVVTHGLTLWDLDREFATGGFGGKTFMSLRKILGLLRDSYCRTVGVEYMYIENREERQWIQMHVEVGAQRFAPEEHLRILHKLNGAEAFETFLQTKFVGQKRFSLEGGESVIPLLDAVLSSAADQGLDEVCIGMPHRGRLNVLANIAGKSHGQIFQEFQGHYAENQVQGSGDVKYHLGTEGEFTSHSGATTKIYLAANPSHLEAVNPVLEGIVRAKQDKLNIKNAYSVLPVLLHGDASFAGQGVNAEVLQMSQLGGYRTGGTIHIVVNNQVGFTTSPIASRTATYSTDFAKIIQAPVFHVNGDDPEACVRIARLAFEYRQQFNKDVVIDMVCYRRRGHNEGDEPSFTQPLMYKMIDAKRSTRTLYIEALIGRGDISLDEAEEVARDYQSQLEAVYAALNNLQTESDPNFKAPVAPDAHEIITSISEALAREIAATQSAVPEGFHVHPKLLPQLAKRIESLNDSSIDWATGEMLAFGSLLKEDRPIRLAGQDARRGTFSNRHAVIIDRENGNEWTPLRALNSDENHFFVIDSLLSEYAAMGFEYGYSLEREDALVLWEGQFGDFANGAQTIIDEFISSALQKWGERSSLVLLLPHGYEGQGPDHSSARIERYLQLCAEQNMTVAQPSTPASYFHLLRWHAKNPARRPLIIFTPKSMLRLRAAASSLSDFTSGHFRPVISDDSVNNASRLIFCSGKIYHDLVAERAKTGETSTAIVRLELLYPLPIEEMLAEANKHPNANLLWVQDEPANQGPWSHIALRTSEQHGGRGFGSRILRRVSRRATASPATGNHHLHEDEQKALMLEAFTR comes from the coding sequence GTGTCGGCACAGGATTTTGGGGCAAATGATTGGCTCGTCGATGAAATGTACGAGCAGTATGTGGCCGACCCAACATCTGTTGACCCGAAGTGGGTTGAGTACTTTAAGGCAAATAAACCCGGCAGCGCTCCGGTTTCAAACGCCCCATCATCAAATCAACCCTCTCCAGCACTCTCAAAACCAGTTCCCCCAATTCCTAAGTCAGCGCAGATTCCCGTGCAGCAGATTCCAGTTCAACAACCAATTATTAGAGATACTGCTTCGCCACAACCAACTCCGGCAGATCCAGTTGTTAAAACAGCTCCGGTATTAGCCACGCCAAGTGCTTCAACACTTGTGCCTATTCGCGGAGTATCGGCACGTGTTGTTCAAAGTATGGAAGCTTCACTTACAGTCCCAACTGCCACATCGGTTCGTGCAATTGCCGCTAAGTTAATGATTGATAACCGAATTGTGATCAATAACCACCTTAAGCGGGCACGCGGTGGAAAAACATCTTTTACTCACATAATCGCATACGCAATGATTAAGGCAGTTCACGCGATGCCCGAGATGAATGCTTTCTTTGGCGAGATAGATGGAAAGCCGGCCGTTGGCCATCCCGAACATATCAACTTAGGTATTGCTATCGATTTAGCAAAAGCCGATGGATCACGCCAATTATTAGTGCCATCGGTTAAGGGATGCGAGGCCATGGATTTTGCCCAGTTCTGGCGTGCATATGAGAGCGTCATTAAAAAGGCACGTGGAGGAACATTAACCGTTGAAGACTTTGCCGGGACTACCGTATCGATAACAAATCCCGGAACTCTCGGCACAGTGCACTCTGTACCACGTTTAGTGCAAGGGCAGGGATTAATTCTTGGGGTAGGAGCACTTGATTATCCCGCTGAGTTCCATGGAACTAGCGATGAAATGCTTGCCCGAATGGCTATCAGCAAAGTTGTAACTCTAACGAGTACGTACGATCACAGAGTTATCCAAGGTGCACAATCCGGTGACTTCCTGCGAAGAATGAATGAGCTTTTATTAGGTGCAGATGGTTTCTACGATGAAATCTTTGCATCACTTCGAATCCCATATGAGCCAATTCGATGGGCAAAGGATTTTGAATTTAGTAAAGATGAACAGATTAACAAGACTGCGCGAATTCAGCAGTTGATTCATGCCTACCGTACTTTTGGTCATTTAATGGCCGATGTTGACCCGTTGGAATATAAGCAACGCTCACACCCTGATTTAGATGTTGTTACACATGGTTTAACGCTGTGGGATCTTGACCGTGAATTTGCAACTGGTGGCTTTGGCGGAAAAACCTTTATGTCACTTCGCAAGATTCTAGGCTTATTGCGAGACTCTTACTGTCGAACTGTCGGCGTCGAGTATATGTATATTGAAAATCGCGAAGAGCGACAGTGGATTCAAATGCATGTAGAAGTTGGTGCGCAAAGATTTGCACCAGAGGAGCATCTCCGAATTCTTCATAAACTCAATGGTGCGGAAGCCTTTGAAACTTTCTTGCAGACTAAGTTTGTTGGGCAAAAACGTTTCTCACTAGAAGGTGGCGAATCAGTCATTCCATTGCTAGATGCTGTTCTCTCTAGCGCTGCCGATCAAGGATTAGATGAGGTATGCATTGGAATGCCGCACCGCGGGCGCCTCAATGTCTTAGCTAATATCGCGGGAAAATCACACGGACAGATATTTCAAGAGTTTCAGGGACACTATGCAGAGAACCAAGTACAAGGCTCTGGCGATGTTAAGTACCATTTAGGCACCGAAGGGGAATTTACTTCACACTCTGGCGCCACAACAAAGATTTATTTAGCAGCTAATCCATCTCATTTAGAGGCTGTGAATCCAGTTTTAGAGGGCATTGTTCGTGCAAAGCAAGATAAATTGAATATTAAAAACGCTTACTCAGTATTACCTGTTTTGCTTCATGGAGATGCATCGTTTGCGGGGCAAGGTGTGAACGCTGAAGTTTTGCAGATGTCACAGCTGGGCGGTTATCGCACTGGCGGAACAATTCATATCGTCGTTAATAACCAAGTGGGTTTCACTACGTCACCGATTGCATCGCGTACTGCTACGTACTCAACCGACTTCGCCAAGATTATCCAAGCCCCAGTGTTTCATGTGAATGGAGATGATCCTGAGGCCTGCGTTCGTATTGCGCGTTTAGCTTTTGAATACCGACAACAGTTTAATAAAGATGTAGTAATCGACATGGTTTGCTATCGTCGCCGCGGTCACAACGAAGGTGATGAGCCAAGTTTTACGCAGCCACTTATGTACAAGATGATCGATGCTAAACGTTCGACCCGAACTCTCTATATCGAAGCACTCATTGGCCGTGGGGATATCTCACTTGATGAGGCCGAAGAAGTCGCACGTGATTATCAGAGCCAGCTGGAAGCCGTGTATGCCGCCCTAAATAATCTGCAAACAGAATCTGATCCGAACTTTAAAGCACCTGTTGCACCCGATGCTCACGAAATTATTACTTCAATCAGCGAGGCCCTAGCCCGAGAAATTGCTGCAACGCAGTCGGCAGTTCCTGAAGGCTTCCATGTTCATCCAAAATTATTACCGCAATTAGCAAAGCGAATTGAGTCACTCAATGACTCCTCAATTGATTGGGCGACCGGAGAAATGCTTGCCTTCGGCTCTCTTCTCAAAGAAGATCGCCCAATACGCCTTGCAGGTCAAGATGCACGACGGGGAACATTTAGTAATCGCCACGCAGTTATTATCGATAGAGAAAACGGAAATGAATGGACTCCTCTTCGCGCACTCAATAGTGATGAGAACCATTTCTTTGTGATCGATTCACTGCTCAGCGAATATGCTGCGATGGGCTTTGAATATGGTTATAGCCTCGAGCGCGAGGATGCATTGGTGCTTTGGGAGGGTCAATTTGGTGATTTTGCTAACGGCGCTCAAACAATTATCGATGAGTTTATATCTTCAGCCTTACAGAAATGGGGCGAGCGTTCATCGCTAGTTTTATTACTGCCACATGGATATGAAGGCCAAGGTCCTGACCACTCATCGGCACGCATTGAGCGATATCTGCAACTGTGTGCCGAGCAAAATATGACCGTAGCCCAACCCTCTACACCGGCTTCCTACTTTCACTTATTACGCTGGCATGCCAAGAACCCAGCTCGTCGACCATTAATTATCTTCACACCGAAGTCAATGTTGCGACTTCGCGCCGCGGCGTCATCTCTATCTGATTTCACTAGCGGACATTTCAGACCGGTTATTTCAGATGATTCAGTAAACAATGCATCGCGACTTATATTTTGTTCAGGAAAGATTTATCACGACCTAGTCGCAGAACGCGCAAAAACAGGTGAAACATCAACTGCAATCGTTCGTTTGGAACTTCTATATCCACTTCCAATTGAAGAAATGCTTGCAGAAGCTAATAAACATCCCAATGCAAATTTACTTTGGGTGCAAGATGAGCCGGCCAACCAAGGCCCTTGGTCACATATTGCACTTCGAACATCTGAGCAACATGGAGGTCGCGGCTTTGGTTCTAGAATCTTGCGTCGTGTATCGCGCCGTGCAACTGCATCTCCTGCTACTGGAAATCACCACTTGCATGAGGATGAGCAAAAAGCCTTAATGCTCGAAGCTTTTACGCGTTAA